In Microvirga sp. 17 mud 1-3, the genomic window CACCAACACCCTGCCGATCCGCCGCCTGGGGCTCAAGGCCGGCGAGTCCCTCGAGATCCGGCTCTGCTACATTGCCGTGCCGAGCCTCGACGTCTCTCCGCATAACCAGCGCTACACGGCTCTCGAGCCCGACAGGCTCTATCGTTTCGAGAGCCTGGACAGCGACTTCACGGCCGATCTGCCTGTCGACCAGGACGGCTTCGTGCGCGACTATCCGGGCCTGTTCCGCCGCCTTCCCTGAATATCGATGGGCCGTGACAACCGGGCGCAGCCGAAAGGCTTTGCGCTTTCGGGGCGATCTGAGCTAAGTATTTGATAAAGCTCTAGTTTTTAACAGTTCTAAACTATAACATCATGATCGTCTGTTCCTGCAACGTCTTGTCCGACGGCGATGTGAAGGGGTGCCTCACACCGGGTCCGGATTGCCCGCGCACGCCGGCCCAGGTTTATCGCTGTCTCGGATGCAGCCCGAATTGCGGACGCTGCGTGCGGACCATCCGGTCGATCATGGACAAGGCGCTGGCCGAGGCCGGTGTCGAGGCGGTTTCCGCCTGCCAGCGCGGCTGCTGCCCTACCCTCCCCCAGAAAGCGGCGGCCGAGCCGGCCGCCTGATGCGCAAAGATCCTTTCCCCCGTTCGGAATTCCTCTAAATAGAGGGGGCGGCGCGCCAGCGCCTGTTCGACACGAGGGTTAGGATGAAGGGCGATCAGAAAGTCATCGAGTATCTCAATCGCGGCCTGCGCAGCGAGCTGACGGCGGTCAACCAGTACTGGCTGCATTACCGGCTCCTGGACGACTGGGGCTACAAGGAGCTCGCGAAGACCTGGCGCGAGGAATCCATCGAGGAGATGCATCACGCGGACCGCTTCATCGAGCGCATCATCTTCCTCGACGGCTTCGCCAACCTCCAGGTTCTCGACCCCCTGCGGATCGGCCAGAACATCCGCGAAATCCTCGAATGCGACCTTGCGGCCGAATACGACGCGCGGGAGCTTTACGGCGAGGCCGCGGCCTATTGCGAAAGCGTGGGCGACCGGGTGTCAAAGAACCTGTTCGAGGATCTGATGAAGGACGAGGAGGGCCATATCGACTTCCTCGAAACGCAGATCAACCTCGTCGAGCAGCTTGGCCTCCAGCTCTATGCCCAGAAGCATGTGGGCGATGTGAAGAGCGACGATCACTGATCCGACGCTTTCGACACGAGACCTCTTCACGGTGCGCGCAAAAGCTGGTCTTGATGCGCGCATCGTCTTGTTAAAAAAGCCATGCGGATGCAGCCCTCATTTGCGATCGAAAGCCGCCTCGTCGGATGGTCTCGCCTGGCCTCGTGGGCCATGGCCCTCCTCCTGATCGCGACGGTCTGGCCCGGTGCTCTGCACGCAGCCGACACGACGCCCCGGCAGTTCCTGACAGCCCTTTACAAGTCCTATTCTGGCCCCGACGCCATGGGCCTCTCCTGGCGCGGCAGCACGGCCGAGCGCTATTTCGACGCGGCCCTGACGAAACTGATCCTTCGCGACGTGAACGAAGCCAAGGGTGAAATCGGTCGCATCGACTTCGATCCCTTCGTGGCCGCACAGGATTTCGAGATCGCGAGCCTCGCCATCGCGATCGAGTCGGAGAGTGCGGAGGCTGCGACGGGCCTCGTGTCGTTCACCAATCTCGGCCAGCGGACGAAGATCCGGTACGATCTCGCCAAGACGGCCAAAGGCTGGCGGATCGCCAACATCACCTGGGACGAACCCACCGACCTCAAGGGCGATCTTCGCTCCATCCTGGCGCGGGCCCTTTGAGCTCCTGGCCAAGGGTTCACCCACGATAGCCGAGGCTCACCCTCGCAATGTCCCAAAGCTCTCCCGGCGTATCAGGCCGGGAGCAGCGCCATGTCGGAAAATTCAGCGACGGGCAGCGTCACCACACGCAGGTCCGGATCGTGGGGATCGTTGCGGATCGAGAAGCCAAGCTGGCGGCACATGTCGAGCATGGTGGCATTCTCGCGCAGCACCTGGCCCTCGATGACGCGCAGCCCCTCGACTTTCGCCCATTCGATCATCATGCGCATCAGGCTCCAGCCGAGACCGATGCCCTTCAGGTCGGACCGCAGCAGGATTGCGTATTCGCCGGTCTCGTGGTTGGCATCCGCGTGGAGCCGCACCGCACCCATCATCTCGCCGGTCTCCCGGTCGAAGGCCACGAACGCGATGGCGCGGGCATAGTCGATCTGCGTAAGCCGGGCCAGGAAGGTGTGGCTGAAGTCCCGCACGGGCGCGAAGAAGCGCAGGCGCAGATCCTCCGGCGTCACCTGCTCGAAGAAGCGGCGGAACTCCTCCTCGTCCTCTGGCCTGACCGGACGCACGAAGG contains:
- a CDS encoding DUF3828 domain-containing protein, which encodes MQPSFAIESRLVGWSRLASWAMALLLIATVWPGALHAADTTPRQFLTALYKSYSGPDAMGLSWRGSTAERYFDAALTKLILRDVNEAKGEIGRIDFDPFVAAQDFEIASLAIAIESESAEAATGLVSFTNLGQRTKIRYDLAKTAKGWRIANITWDEPTDLKGDLRSILARAL
- a CDS encoding bacterioferritin-associated ferredoxin, whose translation is MIVCSCNVLSDGDVKGCLTPGPDCPRTPAQVYRCLGCSPNCGRCVRTIRSIMDKALAEAGVEAVSACQRGCCPTLPQKAAAEPAA
- the bfr gene encoding bacterioferritin, translated to MKGDQKVIEYLNRGLRSELTAVNQYWLHYRLLDDWGYKELAKTWREESIEEMHHADRFIERIIFLDGFANLQVLDPLRIGQNIREILECDLAAEYDARELYGEAAAYCESVGDRVSKNLFEDLMKDEEGHIDFLETQINLVEQLGLQLYAQKHVGDVKSDDH